The Kiritimatiellia bacterium sequence CGCTGACTTTGTAACCGCCCAGGTCGGGATGCATCAAACCGGGAACGATTTCCCCTTTCTTGACCTTGAGCCCCTTGTAGTAATAGGTTCCCTGGACGAGCGAATTCGTGCAATTCCCGACGCCGATCGTTGCTATCCTGATTTCCGACATGTTGTTTCCTTTCTGTTTATCAACCGTATTTTTCCACCGCGTTAAAAAAAGCGATGACGTTTTCCCACGGAGTATCCGGCTCAATACTCATTAATCCCAAAACCAATTTTCCGTTTTGGCCGACGCCATCAATCCATTTTTTCGTCTCAAGCTCCACCTGGGCCGGCGACCCGAAACGCACCGTGCTTTGGCATCCCATTACACCCCAGAAAGAAAGCGCCTGGCCGTAGCGCCTTCGCAACGCTATCGGATCCATGCATTCCGGCTGTACGGGGTTTAAAATATCCACCCCGATTGCGATCAAATCGGGTATGATCGGCTCAATATAACCGTCACTGTGGTAAAAAATCCTGATTTTGCCGTTAACCTTTTTTACGGCGTTAATAAAAGCCCCCAGACGCGGTTTTATCCATTTCCTCCACATTTCCGGACACATAATCATGCTGTGTTGGGTCCCGACATCATCGCCCAGATTTATCTGAGCCACCCCCGCCTCTGCCAGTTCCAGAGCCATTTGAATTTTAATTTCAAGGATCCTGTCAAGCAGAACGGACGCAAACTCCTCGTTCTCAATGAAATCAACCAGCAGGTTTTCGATGCCCCGCAAATGCCATGCCTTCTCAAAAACAAAGGCCACGACGTTGCCCATTACGTAATAATCATTAAGTTTCAAATTATCAATTTCGCTCTTTAACGCCTGTCTATTTTTGGCAACTTTCGGAAAAGGATAATCCAGGATGTCTTGCGCGGTTTTAAACGCTTCCATTGGATGTTGCATGCGCGTAAAATGAAAAGTTGAACAAGGCTCGTAGCCGATACCCCATTCGTCAATCCGGAACTGTTTCTGAAGCTTTCTGACGTCCTCCGCATTCCGGTAAATAGACAAATACTTTTCCGTGGGCAAATAAACGGATTGGCCGCCGCAAGGCGCTCTTTGCAATAAAAGTTCCGGATCATTGACGTGTTCGGCCAAAACTTCCCGCATTTCGCAGCCAAAATAGCCGGCCGGATCGTCTTGGCCGGTCTTTTCCTTGAAAATCTCCAGCGCCGGCGGAGTCCACCATGCGTCTTTCGGCGTTTTATCCGCTCTTTCTCCGGCCAGTGTTTTTAATACACGTTCTCTTTTCGTTGTCATGAAGCTTTCCTCGTCAGGCAACTGTTTTTCCATGAATCATGACCGGGGAAATCAGAAAATGTTTATTCCTTATGCG is a genomic window containing:
- a CDS encoding uroporphyrinogen decarboxylase family protein, with product MTTKRERVLKTLAGERADKTPKDAWWTPPALEIFKEKTGQDDPAGYFGCEMREVLAEHVNDPELLLQRAPCGGQSVYLPTEKYLSIYRNAEDVRKLQKQFRIDEWGIGYEPCSTFHFTRMQHPMEAFKTAQDILDYPFPKVAKNRQALKSEIDNLKLNDYYVMGNVVAFVFEKAWHLRGIENLLVDFIENEEFASVLLDRILEIKIQMALELAEAGVAQINLGDDVGTQHSMIMCPEMWRKWIKPRLGAFINAVKKVNGKIRIFYHSDGYIEPIIPDLIAIGVDILNPVQPECMDPIALRRRYGQALSFWGVMGCQSTVRFGSPAQVELETKKWIDGVGQNGKLVLGLMSIEPDTPWENVIAFFNAVEKYG